The genomic DNA TTGCCGTCGACGTCCTTGAGCAAGGCAATCGCCAGTTTCAGCGGCAGGCTCACGGCATCCGGGCTGTCGACTTTTTCGCCCAGTTGCAGTTGCTCGACCACCACTTTGTTCTCGGCTTTCAACTGGCCTTTGGTGATCAGGTAATGCAGGTCGAGGTTGAGCCGGCCCTTGCGGATGCGGTAACCGGCGAATTTTCCGGAATAGGGCGTCAGCGTGGTCAGCTCGACACGTTTGAAACTGGTAGTGATATCGAGGCTGGCCATCGGGTCGAACGGATTGACCGCGCCCTTGATGGTCACTGGCGCATAGCGATCAACCTTGCCTTTGATATCGACAGTGGCCGGTTTCACCTGACGACTGTCGATGGTGCCGATCTGGCCATTGAGTTGCTGAACGGCGGTGGCGAAGTTCGGTGTCAGGCTGAAGTCAGCGAAGTTGGCTGAACCGTCATTAATGGCGATGCCGCCGATGTGAATGCCCAGCGGTTTGTCTTTGCTGACCGGTTTGGCGGCAGCCGGTTTTGTGCCGCTGTCGGCTGGCTGCGGGATCAGCAGATCGTCGATGTTGGTAGTGCGGTCATCGTTGATCATGAAGCGCACATACGGCTGGAACAGGTTGACCTTGTCGATCGACAGGCTGTCGCCGTGCTGATAGTTCAGGCCTTCCACCACCACTTGCTGCCACTTGAGGAAGTCGCGGGTTTTCAGGGTGTCGAGGGTGTGCAGTTGATCGACCTGAGCCCGGCCTGTCACGCTGAGCGCCAGCGGATCGGTGCTCTTGAGATTGACCTTGAGGTCACTGCCGAGCATGCCGCTGCGCAGTTCGAGACGAATGAACGGATTGATGTAGGACTGCGCGACACGCAGGTCGATGTCCTGGGTTTTCACGTTGAGTTGGGCGGTGACCGGCGCGAGATTGACCACGCCGTCGGCCATGATCTTGCCTTGCTTGCCTAGCCCCGAATCGAGTTTGACCTTGAAGGGCGAGCCGTTGAGGCTGTCGAAATCCTGCAAGTCAGCGTTCAGCGGGCCGACATCCAGTGCCACCGGCGGATTGGCCGAACGGTCAGCCAGATGCACCTGGTAGTTGCGCAACTGCACATCTTTGAGCAGCACTTGCCACGGCTTGCTTGGCGCGGTGGGTTCAGCTTTCGGTGAATCGGCCGCGGCCGGCGTACTTGCCGGCTCGGCGGCGGCTTTGGCGGCGGGTTTCGACGGTTGGCTGGCGAACAGTTTCTGCCAGTCCAGTTGGCCGTCGGCTTCGAGCGCTGCCCAGGTTTCCAGTTTGTTGCTGCGGATCTTGCCGACCACCACTTGCTGCTTGGCCAGGTCCACGGTGGTGTCGCTGATGTCGAGGCGTTCGAGTTTCGCCAACGGGCGCCCGTCCGGTGCCTTGATGGCGAACGGCGCGATGCTGACCGCGACGTTGTTCAACAGCAGTTCGGTTTCTTTCGACAGATTGAGTTTGTACTCGGTGCTGAGGCTGACCACGCCGTTTTCCAGCACCAATGGCACCGCGTCACGCACATAGGGCCAGAAGGATTTCATCTGGCCGTCGGTGATTTTCAACGTCCCTTCGGAGGCAATCGGGATCAGGCTGAAGTTGCCTTTCCAGTCGATCTGCCCACCGGCCGGGCCGACGGCGACCAATGTCATGTCGGCGCTGTCTTCGGGCAGGGTGCTGAGGTTTTTCAGTTCGAAGTCGAGTTTGTCGTAGAGGAATTCGATCGGCTCGCTAGGGCGCGCATCCTCGAAATGCAGGGTGCCATCCGCCAGTTTGATGCGGTCGATGCGCAGCGGGAATGGCTTGGCATTCGGGTCGGCCGGGGTCGGTTCACTGGCCGGCAGTTTGAACAGGCCGAGCAGGTTGAGCTTGCCGTCTTTGCCGAAGAGGATTTCGGTCTTGGATTTTTCCAGCTCGATATCGGACAGGTGCAGCGCTTTGGTCCACAGGCTGTCGAGTTGCAGGTTGGCGTAGAGGCGTTCGAAACCGACCTGCTCTTTGCCTGGTTCGCCGATGACCAGGCCCCACAGGGTGACCTCAAGGCTGAACGGATTGAGCTCGATGCGCTGGAGGTGCGCAGGCACCGTCGCGTAATTGGCCAGTTGCTGGTTGGCAATACGCAGGGCGATGCCCGGCAAAATCAGAAACCCCAGCAAGCTGTAGAGGGCCAGAGCGGTCAACAGGGCGCCAATCGCGCGAATCAATCCTTTGGGCATGTGCGGCTTCATCTGTCTGAATCGGAGTGCCTTGGAGTATGGCATGCGTTTCCGGTTCCGAAGTACTTGGCGTGGCACAGGATTGTTCAGATTCTTCTGTAGGAACAAATTCCATGTGGGAGCGAGCCTGCTCGCGAAGGCGTCATATCAGTCGCTCTACTTGTTGGCTGATACACCGCTTTCGCGAGCAGGCTGCTCCCACATTAGATAGTTGTCAGCCGCGCGAGCGGTTCAGAGCTGCAGGATCAGGGTTTTCAGCGGCGGCTGTTGGTCCATCGACGGGAAATCCGCACCCGGCGTCATCACGCTCCATTCGCGCACCGGACGGCCGGCCTTCTCGGCGCAGCGCAACACTTGCTCACGCCAGTCGTCCATGCTGACCTTCGCCAGATTGTTGCAGCAGATCAGCACACCATTGTCGGCGGTGGTCAGCAGTGCCGGTTTGAGCAGGCTTTGATAATCGCGCAGCAGGTCGACGGTGCCGAACGCGCTTTTGGCCCAGGCCGGTGGATCGAGCAGCACCAGATCGTATTGGCGTTGTTCCAGGCGCTGGTAGCTCGGCAGCTTCTGCCCGCGCCGCTGGCTGATCGGCAGGCCGGCGAGCTGGCGGATGGCCGGGAAGTAATCGGACTGGATAAATTCCATCTCGGGCAATTGCGGATTGAGCTGGCCGTTTTCGCGACCGACCGCGAGGTTGCCTTCGGCGAAGTCCAGATTGCACACCTCACGCGCACCACCGGCCGCAGCACTCAGGCCAACGCCGCAGGTGTAGGCGAACAGGTTGAGCACGCTTTTGCCTTTGGCGTGATCCTTGACCCAGCCGCGGGTGTTGCGCAGGTCGAGGAAAAGCAGTGGATCCTGCCCGGCATGGCGTCCGCGCACGCGGTAATTGAGCCCCCATTCGTGCCCGACCAGATCAGCCAGCGCGGCGTCCTCGGCTTTATAGACGCTGTCTTCGCGATCAATACGCGAGTTGCCCCGGGAGCGGTCGTTATAAACCAGCAGGGTTTCGAAGCCGAGGGCCTGATTGACCATGGCGTGCAGTTGCAACAGATCGTCACGCTCCGGCGTCTGGTGAAAGCTCTGCACCAGCAATTGCGGGCCGTAGCGGTCGATGGTCAGGCCGCCGGCGCCTTCCTGGCTGCCGTGGAACAGGCGATAGCAATCGGTGCCCTGGCTGTGCAGCTCAGCGAGCAAATCGTGGCGTTGGTCGAGGGCGGCGCGCAGCGCCTGATTCAAGGAAGACATGCGTGCGCCTTGCTGGTGAGAATTGGGGCGCGGGAGTTTAGCAGCTTGGCGGACAATCGAGTTGCGGCCTTCGCGAGCAGGCTCGCTCCCACATGGGAATGCATTTCAAATGTGGGAGCGGGCTTGCTCGCGAAGCTTTTCAGGTCGGCAGGCCCATACGACGTTTGGCTCTCTGCACCGAGCCATTACGCATCGCCCAACGCAGCATCGGCGCGCTGCGCCTGACGCTGGCGCGGATCAGTTGCCGTTGCAGCGAACTCTGCCGCACATCGAGCATGTCGCTGGCCCAGTCCGGCAACAGGTCGATACCGGCCTTCATCATCAGATCGCCAAAGGGCCGCGCCAACAGGCTGGGGGCTGGCGCGTCGAGCAGCAGGCGCAGGACTTCACGGCTGCGTTCATCGCACAGCAACTGCGGGCGCATGCGTTGCAGATAATCCGCCACAGCTTGCCGTGACTTCGGTACGTCGCGGGCGCCCAAGCGTTCGGCGACCAAGGCGATTTCCGCGTAATAACGATCCTGATCCGCCAGCGACAACTGCGGATTGCGGTAACGCAAATGCGCGGCGAGGAAGTTGCTGACTTCCGCCACATGCACCCACGTCAGCAAATCAGGATCACTGGCCGCATAGGGCCGACCATCCGGCGCGGTGCCGACTACTTGCAGGTGAATGGTGCGCACTTTCTCGATCAGCCAGTCGGCATCCCGCCGCGAACCGAAGGTAGTGCCGGACACAAACTGGCTGGTGCGGCGCAGACGCCCAAGCATGTCCTGACGAAAGTTCGAGTGATCCCAGACCCCGGCCAGCGCCAGCGGATGCAGTGCTTGCAGCAACAGCGCACTGATGCCGCCGATCAACATGCTGCTGAAGTCACCGTGCACCTGCCAACTGACGGAGTCCGGGCCGAACAGACCGGGATCGCCCTTGGGGTTTTCCAGGTCGAGCTGACCGAGGGACAGTCCGGTCAGGCTCATGAGTTGGGTTTCGATACGGCTGCGGATGAATTCCATGACCACTCAGTGATGAAGGGCGGGCGCGACCGGTTGACCGCGCCCGAAGTGTTACTGATTGAGGCGCTTGTCGATCAGGCCTTGCACCACGCTCGGGTCGGCCAGGGTCGAGGTGTCGCCGAGGCTGTCGAGTTCGTTGCAGGCGATCTTGCGCAGGATGCGGCGCATGATCTTGCCTGAGCGGGTTTTCGGCAAGGCCGGCGCCCACTGAATCAGGTCCGGTTTGGCGAAGCTGCCGATTTCCTTGCTGACGTGGGCCAGCAGTTCTTTCTTCAATTCGTCATTCGGTTCGGTGCCGTTCATGGGGGTGACGAAGGCGTAGATGCCCTGGCCTTTGACGTCGTGGGGATAACCGACCACGGCCGCCTCGGCGATGCTGTCGTGCAGCACCAGCGCGCTTTCCACTTCAGCGGTGCCGATGCGATGGCCGGAAACGTTGATCACATCGTCGATACGCCCGGTGATCCAGTAATCGCCATCCTCATCGCGACGGGCGCCGTCGCCGGTGAAGTAGTAACCGGGGTAGGGTTTGAAATAGGTGTCGACCATCCGTTGCGGGTCGCCATAGACGCTGCGGATCTGCGCCGGCCAGCTTGATTTGATGGCGAGCACGCCACTGCCGGCGCCTTTGATTTCCTTGCCCTGCTCATCCAGCAGCACCGGCTGCACGCCGAACATCGGTTGCGTGGCGCAACCCGGTTTGATCCGCTGGGCGCTGACCAACGGGCTGAGCATGATGCCGCCGGTCTCGGTCTGCCACCAGGTATCGACAATGGGGCAGCGCTGTTCGCCGACCACGTTGAAATACCATTCCCACGCTTCCGGGTTGATCGGCTCACCGACGCTGCCGAGCAATCTGAGGCTCTGGCGCGACGTTTCCTTCAGCGGTTCGGCGCCTTCGCGCATCAACGCACGCAGGGCGGTGGGCGCGGTGTAGAAGATGTTGACCTTGTGTTTGTCGATCACCTGCCAGAAGCGCGAGCTGTTCGGATAGCTCGGTACGCCTTCGAACATCAACGTGGTCGCACCATTGGCCAGCGGGCCGTAGACGATGTAGCTGTGGCCGGTGACCCAGCCGACGTCGGCGGTACACCAGAACACTTCGCCGTCGCGGTAGTCGAGCACGTACTTGAAGGTCATCGCCGCTTGCAGCAAGTAGCCACCCGTGGTGTGCAGCACACCTTTGGGTTTGCCGGTGCTGCCGGAGGTGTAAAGGATGAACAGCGGATCTTCGGCGTCCATCGGCTCTGGCGGGCAGTCATCGCTGACATCGCGCACGGCCTGGTGATACCAGAGATCGCGGCCCTCGACCCAGTCCACATTGCCTTGGGTGCGCTCGACCACGACGACGGTGCTGACAGCCGGGCAATTTTGCAGGGCTTTATCGACGTTCTGTTTCAGCGGCACGAATTTACCGCCGCGCACGCCTTCGTCGGCGGTGATCACCGTGCGGCAATCGGCATCGAGGATGCGGTCACGTAATGAATCCGGGGAGAACCCGCCGAACACCACCGAATGAATCGCACCGATCCGTGCGCAGGCGAGCATGGCGTAGACGGCTTCGGGGATCATCGGCATGTAAATGCAGACCCGGTCGCCTTTCTTGACGCCACGGCTTTTCAGCACGTTGGCCAATCGGCAGACATGGTGATGGAGTTTTTTATAAGTGATTTGCGCCGATTCGGCAGGGTCGTCGCCTTCCCAGAGCAGGGCGGTCTGATCGCCGCGTTGTTCGAGATGGCGGTCGATGCAGTTGTAACTGACGTTCAGCTTGCCGCCGGCAAACCAGGCGGCTTCACCGGCTTTCAGGTCGTAGCGCTGAACGGTCTGCCACGGTGTGCTCCAGTCGAGGAAGCGCAGGGCCTGTTCGGCCCAGAAAGCGCTGGGGTGTTCAATGGATTCGCGGTACAGGCGCTGATAGTCGTCCTGACTCAACTGAGCAGCCCGGCGGACGGCATCGGCTTTGGGGAACGTGCTGATATCGAACATGACGGTTCCTTATTCTTGTTGTGCGAAGAATAAAGATGCGCCGAGCGGTCAACAGGTTCAAGCCAGATTCGGAATCTGATGTTGAATGCACCGGAAATAACTGTGGGAGGGGGCTTGCTCCCGAATGCGGTGTGTCAGTCAACATTTCTGCTGAAGGACACACTGCATTCGGGAGCAAGCCCCCTCCCACAGGGTTACAGCGGTGCGTTCAAATCAACCGCGGTGACGACCACGGAAGTAGTTGATCAGGCCTTGGGTGGAAGGATCGTCAGCCGTGGTTTCATCGCTGCCGACCAGGCGGTTGTAAACGCCTTTGCCCAGTTCCTTGCCCAGTTCCACGCCCCACTGGTCGAAGGCGTTGATGCCCCAGACCACGCTTTGCACGAACACTTTGTGCTCATACATGGCAACCAGCGCGCCGAGACGACGCGGGCTGATGCGCTCGACCACCAGGGTGTTGCTCGGACGGTTGCCCGGGATCACCTTGTGCGGTGCGATTTTGTGGATTTCTTCCTCGCTCACACCCTTGTCGCGCAGTTCTGCCTCGGCTTCCGGCAGGGTCTTGCCGAGCATCAGCGCCTGGCTCTGCGACAGGCAGTTGGCGTACAGCCACTGGTGGTGGTCGGACACCGGGTTGAAGCTGACGATCGGCACGATGAAGTCGGCCGGGATCAGTTGGGTGCCTTGATGCAGCAATTGGTGGTAAGCGTGCTGACCG from Pseudomonas baetica includes the following:
- a CDS encoding DUF748 domain-containing protein; the encoded protein is MKPHMPKGLIRAIGALLTALALYSLLGFLILPGIALRIANQQLANYATVPAHLQRIELNPFSLEVTLWGLVIGEPGKEQVGFERLYANLQLDSLWTKALHLSDIELEKSKTEILFGKDGKLNLLGLFKLPASEPTPADPNAKPFPLRIDRIKLADGTLHFEDARPSEPIEFLYDKLDFELKNLSTLPEDSADMTLVAVGPAGGQIDWKGNFSLIPIASEGTLKITDGQMKSFWPYVRDAVPLVLENGVVSLSTEYKLNLSKETELLLNNVAVSIAPFAIKAPDGRPLAKLERLDISDTTVDLAKQQVVVGKIRSNKLETWAALEADGQLDWQKLFASQPSKPAAKAAAEPASTPAAADSPKAEPTAPSKPWQVLLKDVQLRNYQVHLADRSANPPVALDVGPLNADLQDFDSLNGSPFKVKLDSGLGKQGKIMADGVVNLAPVTAQLNVKTQDIDLRVAQSYINPFIRLELRSGMLGSDLKVNLKSTDPLALSVTGRAQVDQLHTLDTLKTRDFLKWQQVVVEGLNYQHGDSLSIDKVNLFQPYVRFMINDDRTTNIDDLLIPQPADSGTKPAAAKPVSKDKPLGIHIGGIAINDGSANFADFSLTPNFATAVQQLNGQIGTIDSRQVKPATVDIKGKVDRYAPVTIKGAVNPFDPMASLDITTSFKRVELTTLTPYSGKFAGYRIRKGRLNLDLHYLITKGQLKAENKVVVEQLQLGEKVDSPDAVSLPLKLAIALLKDVDGKISIELPVTGDLNNPQFSVMPIVWQTLRNLIVKAAAAPFKLIGGLVSGGGSQDLGTVSFAPGSSELNKEAEAALVKLSQALKERPALRLEIEGTAAKSSDGPLLAEQRLEREYQYNYYKMLQRRGDKVPAQASLIQVPDGEKGPLLEGIYRTRLKTQPPAEWKDLGKEERTAKLRAGVISFWSGSDVLLRQLGQDRASSIKDYLVDKGQLADDRVYFIDANLGEAESDGRVVTQMHLDAE
- a CDS encoding oxygenase MpaB family protein; the encoded protein is MEFIRSRIETQLMSLTGLSLGQLDLENPKGDPGLFGPDSVSWQVHGDFSSMLIGGISALLLQALHPLALAGVWDHSNFRQDMLGRLRRTSQFVSGTTFGSRRDADWLIEKVRTIHLQVVGTAPDGRPYAASDPDLLTWVHVAEVSNFLAAHLRYRNPQLSLADQDRYYAEIALVAERLGARDVPKSRQAVADYLQRMRPQLLCDERSREVLRLLLDAPAPSLLARPFGDLMMKAGIDLLPDWASDMLDVRQSSLQRQLIRASVRRSAPMLRWAMRNGSVQRAKRRMGLPT
- a CDS encoding class I SAM-dependent rRNA methyltransferase → MSSLNQALRAALDQRHDLLAELHSQGTDCYRLFHGSQEGAGGLTIDRYGPQLLVQSFHQTPERDDLLQLHAMVNQALGFETLLVYNDRSRGNSRIDREDSVYKAEDAALADLVGHEWGLNYRVRGRHAGQDPLLFLDLRNTRGWVKDHAKGKSVLNLFAYTCGVGLSAAAGGAREVCNLDFAEGNLAVGRENGQLNPQLPEMEFIQSDYFPAIRQLAGLPISQRRGQKLPSYQRLEQRQYDLVLLDPPAWAKSAFGTVDLLRDYQSLLKPALLTTADNGVLICCNNLAKVSMDDWREQVLRCAEKAGRPVREWSVMTPGADFPSMDQQPPLKTLILQL
- the acs gene encoding acetate--CoA ligase — protein: MFDISTFPKADAVRRAAQLSQDDYQRLYRESIEHPSAFWAEQALRFLDWSTPWQTVQRYDLKAGEAAWFAGGKLNVSYNCIDRHLEQRGDQTALLWEGDDPAESAQITYKKLHHHVCRLANVLKSRGVKKGDRVCIYMPMIPEAVYAMLACARIGAIHSVVFGGFSPDSLRDRILDADCRTVITADEGVRGGKFVPLKQNVDKALQNCPAVSTVVVVERTQGNVDWVEGRDLWYHQAVRDVSDDCPPEPMDAEDPLFILYTSGSTGKPKGVLHTTGGYLLQAAMTFKYVLDYRDGEVFWCTADVGWVTGHSYIVYGPLANGATTLMFEGVPSYPNSSRFWQVIDKHKVNIFYTAPTALRALMREGAEPLKETSRQSLRLLGSVGEPINPEAWEWYFNVVGEQRCPIVDTWWQTETGGIMLSPLVSAQRIKPGCATQPMFGVQPVLLDEQGKEIKGAGSGVLAIKSSWPAQIRSVYGDPQRMVDTYFKPYPGYYFTGDGARRDEDGDYWITGRIDDVINVSGHRIGTAEVESALVLHDSIAEAAVVGYPHDVKGQGIYAFVTPMNGTEPNDELKKELLAHVSKEIGSFAKPDLIQWAPALPKTRSGKIMRRILRKIACNELDSLGDTSTLADPSVVQGLIDKRLNQ